A genomic stretch from Musa acuminata AAA Group cultivar baxijiao unplaced genomic scaffold, Cavendish_Baxijiao_AAA HiC_scaffold_1138, whole genome shotgun sequence includes:
- the LOC135671108 gene encoding auxin-responsive protein IAA16-like, whose product MEEEFTRGEGRPRLLDLIPNGREWGSYAAAEEKKLELRLGLPGGEDWSAGQEKREHPVESALSLDRISKVRKSTNVNASSGTKRGFLVQVEHKTEAFQQQQLQQQQLGFLQLQAKGKESLQKTSGSAEQQSLEGKGCGPHAAHTSSTKNAAVAHTASQSRAAATPVVGWPPVRSFRMNLAGTAKASAESHNGSTEAAKKLENDRKSLFVKINMDGIPIGRKVDLKAYDSYDKLSLAVDELFRGLMAAQADPLAPSIRKNSEEKHVLIGLLDGSGEYTLVYEDDEGDRMLVGDVPWDMFVSMAKRLRVLKSSDLSASSLRAVGRKRTSNS is encoded by the exons ATGGAGGAAGAATTTACACGAGGAGAAGGCCGGCCTCGGTTGCTCGACCTCATTCCCAATGGGAGAGAGTGGGGCAGCTATGCCGCTGCGGAGGAGAAAAAGCTGGAACTGCGCCTCGGCCTCCCTGGAGGAGAAGATTGGTCAGCTGGGCAGGAGAAGAGAGAACACCCGGTCGAGTCTGCTCTGTCTCTGGATCGCATCTCCAAGGTCCGCAAGAGCACCAACGTTAATGCTTCCTCTGGCACCAAAAGAGGCTTCTTGGTTCAAGTCGAACATAAAACAGAAG CTTTCCAacagcagcagctgcagcagcaacAGCTTGGGTTTCTCCAGCTGCAGGCTAAAGGAAAGGAATCATTACAGAAGACAAGTGGGAGCGCAGAGCAGCAGAGCCTCGAGGGGAAGGGGTGTGGTCCTCATGCGGCACATACATCTTCCACCAAGAATGCCGCAGTAGCACACACCGCCTCTCAATCACG AGCTGCCGCTACACCTGTTGTTGGTTGGCCTCCTGTTCGATCATTCAGAATGAATCTTGCTGGCACCGCTAAGGCATCAGCAGAATCTCACAATGGGAGCACAGAGGCTGCAAAAAAGCTCGAGAATGATAGGAAGAGCTTGTTTGTGAAAATTAACATGGATGGCATACCGATCGGAAGAAAAGTAGACCTGAAGGCCTATGATAGCTACGATAAGCTCTCTTTAGCTGTAGATGAACTCTTCCGAGGCCTTATGGCAG CTCAAGCGGATCCACTTGCTCCTAGTATACGGAAGAACTCTGAAGAAAAGCATGTGCTTATCGGCTTATTGGATGGAAGTGGTGAATACACTCTGGTTTATGAAGATGATGAAGGGGACAGGATGCTGGTTGGTGATGTTCCATGGGA CATGTTTGTTTCCATGGCCAAGAGGCTGCGTGTGTTGAAGAGCTCCGATCTTTCTGCATCATCT CTGAGAGCAGTCGGCAGGAAAAGAACAAGCAACTCATGA